TTTGATATTCACATCGCTCTCCTTTTATGAGCAAATTACTTTCGTCATTCTTTTGCTAAAACAAGTGTTGCATCTCAGCTGCTCTGAGTAGCGGCATCGTCGTGAAGAAGATGCAGGTTATGCCGGTCTTCTCTTCGCGTTTCAAAGAACTGTGGGAAGAGTGGGAGCTCCGCGGTGTCGTGTTCCTCAGCCTCACCCTCCAAATTATGCTCATTTGTATGGGCAATCGCCGCAAATACATTCACTCTGCCTTGTTCAGGGGGGTCGTTTGGCTGGCCTACCTAATGGCTGATTCAGTCGCGATCTATGCGCTTGGCATAATCACGAACAAGCTCACAAATTTAAACAGCCAAAGTGTGGACGCGGACACCCAGCTGAATGCGTTCTGGGCGCCATTCCTCTTGTTACACTTAGGAGGCCCTGACACCATCACAGCATATGCCCTAGAAGACAATGAGCTCTGGTTGAGGCACTTGTTGGCACTAGTCACCCAAGCAGGAGTGACATTTTATATCTTCCTGATGGCATGGACTGGCCAAAAGATATCCATCCTCGCCATCGTGGTGATTCTTGCCGGGCTCGTCAAGTATGGTGAAAGGGTTTATGTGCTCTGGACTGCCAGCAGTGAGCAGTTCAGGGACTCCATCCCCGACCCGCCTCCTAATTATTCCAAGATATTGGAGCAACATAAGTTGATGAAGGCTGAGGGCTACGATGTCATACCGCATGAAGTGATCGAGGTCCGCAATGTGATCATGGAAAACACTGTGGATGGTGCCGATCTTTTATCTCCAGAGGAAAACCTCGATCTGGAGCAACTTTATAAGCGTAAGCAAGGAGAATTGCTTGTGGCCAGAGGCTTGGTTAAAATATTCCAACGCCTTTTCGCAGATCTCCTGCTGAGGTTCGAGGATCGCGACACAAGTAAGTTGGTTCTCAAAGATAATAATTTCCTCGTGGTCTTCAAGATCATCGAGATTGAATTGGGAATCATGTACGATTTGCTCTACACAAAGGCCAAGGCAATACATACTAGCTGGGGCTTGGCTCGTCGCACAACCGGATTGGTTTCAATCTGCTTCGTATTGGTTCTCTTCATCCCGATCAAGGATCAGAATTACTCAGTAGCTGATCTTTATTTGACCTTTATACTGCTAGCAGTGGCCATATTCCTGGAGATTTATGCTTTggttgttcttcttttctctgaTAAGACGGCTTGTTGGTTgattaaggaaaagaaattcgCAGTCTTGGATTTCATCAATTGGTTGCAACCACTGACTAAACGGCACCAATGGTCGGATCACATGGCTCAATACAGCCTATTGAGCTTTGCCATCAAAGAGAAGCACCTCTTTTGCCATCGACTCCTCGAATTTCTGCACATTGATGAGAAGGTCGAGAAGCTCCTCTACAGACATCACAAGGAAGTGACCAAAGATCTAAAGAAATTTATAATGTCACATTTCAAGGAAATGCAGTCTCTGTGGACCACCAGAGGAAGCAGGGTGCTCGAAAAGTTCAACAGAATGGAGAGTTTAAAATGGAGCATTGAGTTGGAGTTCGACCAAAGCATCCTCATTTGGCATATCGCGACCGAATTATGTTGCCACCCAAAAGACAAAGACAGTTTGAAAAACCCGGTTTACAACGAAGATCATATAATAGAAAACATCAAATCGGGATCCAAGATCAGCAAGCGCTTGTCTCGATACATGTTATATATCCTTGTCATGTATCCTGCGATGCTGCCGACCGGGATTGGACGCATCAAGTTTCAAGAGACCTATGTTGAGGCCATGAAATTCTTCAATGAGTTCCACGAGCCCAACAAAGCAAACGTTCAAGGTTATATGAAGTACGTGATGAAATGTGCAGGATTCTGCACAAGTGCTTGGCAACatatcaagaagaaaaagaagcgcAAATTCGATATTACCAGTGCCTGCAACCAGCTGCGGGACCAGGTGAAGACAAAGCTGAATTTGACGGTTGCAAAGGGAGACCGGAGCAAGTACGTGCTGTTCCACGGGTGTCGGCTCGCGTCACAGCTGGACAAGATCGAAAGTCAAGAGGAGAAGTGGGAGATAATAAGCGAGGTGTGGGTTGAGATGTTGATTTATGCAGCGACTAAGTGTAAAGGGAGTTATCATGCACAGCAActgaggagaggaggagagctTCTGACTCATGTCTGGCTCATGATGGCTCACTTTGGCTTGACTGATCACTTCCAGATTCCACATACCCCTGCCATAGCTGAGCTGATTATGCAGTAGGATAACACTTTCGGTTTTATTTCAAGCATAAATTGTAATTATCCAAATGGTTTAGCATGCTGTTCTATATTGGATATGCTTAACTAATTGCGACTTCCTTTGTGGAGCTTGTGAATTTTGTATGATGTAACTCAATAATGGTGATTAAAtatctgttgaggatgatgaccGGAAACATGGTAACGTTTCGATTTTTCACTTTAAATTTAATTACCATAGCTTTGGTGATCATAGACTACAAAATAATGTGTGTTGTGCTGAGGATTAACCATCACGTAGTGTCTTTTTATGCAGTGACTAATCATGGTTGCAACGAAGAGTATCATAACTGACTTGAAGAAGGCTCAAAGATTAAATGGTGATAACTTTTATATTTGGCACCAACAAGTGCAATTTATATTAGAATAACAAGAAACGATGGAGTTTTTGAACTAAGCTATGGATGACCCTGCCGAAGGAAACCCTGCTCAAGCTACAAGAGATCGAGAGGCTTTTAGAGCCTGGGAGAAAAGGGCCACTGAGCCTCTTGTTAGATTGTTAGTTATATGCAAGGACGATCTCATGAGAGAATTTGGGCATTTCCCTGTGACATGGGAGATGTGGTTTGCACCACCAAGCGACATACTATAAGAAACGCTCACCGGATTGTTGACAtcgttaaaatcgattagaaagAGACTTTGTGAAGATAGGTTGATTTGACAAGAGGaatgtaattaaattgtgggtgattccatttgattgcaaaattcatgtcgaatggcactaaaccaatttttttgtcaattctatACCCCATGCCCACAATTTAAAATCTTGCCATTttacgacaattgagagtcgccaatgagtcggagatgcacaatgtggatcgaaaataatcaaccacgggtcaaacgcgctaaaaattctaaaagctaCCTCGGTAGGTTAAGTaacgctaaaatcgcgttcggttgaaattaaccacgaaattgaatccgatttcaggaataaaaaattctagcgtgtcataattttttttttaggacgtcagctcatcctttgaagaattttcggcaagtccggatttttggcaaaaaaatcaTAGTTGGACAATTTTAAACTAGGAAATTCGGAGGGCCATTTTTGTGTACatttttttggcattcaagatggatcaattggtgaggaaaattaaGAAAGTGGTGTGGGCTTCCTCCTCAGCATTTTTGCCATCAATTGAGGTTAATTGGAGAGtgaattgagttgaaattgatgATGGAAATGcatgaaattcgtaggccatagggggctgcaacatttggaccTCAAAATTGGCTTGTTGGAGAAGATTGGGAGGAAATTGCTGTTGGATCAAGGCTGAAGATTTTATGGGCTTAAACTCAAGTGTTTTGGATATTTTCAAAGACTTTGTGGCTTCTTGTCCCCTCATTCCCCAgcagcaacttcttcttcttcttcttgcttctttgTTCATTTCCATTGTTCTGAAAACTTCCATTTCTAGAGCAAACAAGCAGCTAGCCCTCCACCCCAAAGCCAAGCCAACCACCGCTAGGCCTCTTCATCGATGTCCATGTTGTGCTCACAAGCCCGAGACCATGCGTCTTGCTCGTGCGTGCCGTTCCCTTGCGTCCCGTGCCCCTCAGCCGCGCCCCGGCCACTCGCTCGCCGTCCGTAGTGGCCTCGAGCCACCGTCGCCAGTCCCGAGCCGCCGCACGCCCACCTCCACCTTGCTCATTTGGCCCCCCATATCGCCAGCCCATTCTCGCGCCGTCCCAAGCCCTTCGATCCAACCTCTGGTTTAGCCCAGAATCGAAGTCCTTGTTGTGTTGTGGGCCTTGTGGTTGTTTTTGAGCCCTTCCGAGCCTCTCTTGGTGTCGCCGTAGGCCCGAGTCTCGCTCGTCTTTGCGTTGTTGTTGCCGTGAACTCATCGACTCATTAAACCAGTGAATTAACTTTCTAAACCTTAATTAtggggttaattatgcttatggtGAATAGTGGGCTAGCCTAGTGAGATTAGGTTAATTAGCTTAGGCTTGATTTAGAATAAGttagtttagttatttaattagttagcccaattaggtggttaaattaacTTATTAGATTAATTGtttagattagttaattagattaaattagtagattattttaattagtgattaggtggttagattagtgtatatagcttaattagtgatttatttaattattttgcaatttatttaattattttgtaatttatttaattatttattattttccggaaattatatcgggataacCGGTCACTagaattttgtgccgatcgTCAGTGTGCAATTAGTTTGTACAATTGATTGTTAAActgtgcaattgattgatgattgatgatttttgatttattatttcaaaatatggaattttggtatttttaattagaaaaataccatgTGTCGGTTTTCAACGCCGAAAACGTTTtgaagtactatataaaatagttggatttttaaaagagaggatatcgcgttttatgattcaatttaaCCATGTGTCCACGCACACCtattttaccgggtgtttttaatatgaataaaataggccaagcacattataagcacattatttaaattgaagcatttgagtacAAGGCATGATGTTCTTGACTGGgattggatgtgcgtgtgaaCATTATGAGAACTCGTCATGAGTGTTTACATCGGACAATGTTCCTTCAGGAATGCCCCATGTCAACGGATGTCGGTCGTAGTAGAGGTTGGGCcaatgctccttcgagaatACCATCTAGAAGTAGACGTTATCGTGCTAGATATGGCGAGACGGTGTCGGGCTATGCCGGATGACCACTGACTGTTGAGTCGGTCATGGCCGTTAGGTCGTAATTAATTGAAACGCTTGAATGAGTGATTTGACCACACCTGATTacgggacaaaattgtgtggcacggaatgggacgtgttataacaatttggccttataattgggacccccGTAATTGATTGATATGTGGAAAGTGAAGCGTTTCAATTTTTGAATACATTGATTGTATGCTTATGTTATATGAACTATACTGATGTGTAGGGAGGTGCTAAGGCAAGGTAAGTCTCATTTGATGTGTGcttaggctgcctctaggtgtattGTCTTCTTAATCGGGGCTTAGGGTGTAGACTcattgagacattgtctcaccccatcatggCTTACAATTCATAGGTCTTTAGATAGAGGTGAGACCCGTTCATTTTGGGCGGCCTCAAGAGGCCGAAGAGCAGCGTACCATCTTCCTTATCCATGGGAACCTTGGACCCGCGACCCGATGAGCTCGTGAGTACTATGatctgggtcgatgagggcctacctcggTTGATACCTTATCAATTCAAAGCGTGGTTCTGTCACGGGCTTTCTCGGTGGGGTTTGGGAGAGGTCCCTTGGATGGTTTCGATGGGCCTCCGCCGTCAAGGGATGATGAGTATGTGGTGGATCTAGACCCCATGCATGACCCGATATGTTGATCATGGAGAACTAGTTGCATGAGGATGAGGAGTGAGGAGGTAGTAACCCTTAGACCCGACATCCCATGGACTATAGAGTTATAGACCCGAACCCAAGTAAATATGGTCCGGGTAGGGTTAACCTAGTAGTCCTTTTTTGGTTTGACTTTTTGTATATGACTTCaaggtttgtttataaaatgtgTTTTGTGTGAATTTATTGTCctacttttttatcccatgtTTGATTATTGTCTAGCGATTGTTTATTtcacttctgcatgtgcatgaaTCATTtaggtcggcgacgcgtccttaGAACGttgcaattttatcgaccaccaagggatgtaCGCActctcgaggttcggggcgtgacatccccgcccgaagtggtatcagagttggtcagtgtt
This region of Eucalyptus grandis isolate ANBG69807.140 chromosome 8, ASM1654582v1, whole genome shotgun sequence genomic DNA includes:
- the LOC104416890 gene encoding uncharacterized protein LOC104416890; this encodes MILPVIAALSSGIVVKKMQVMPVFSSRFKELWEEWELRGVVFLSLTLQIMLICMGNRRKYIHSALFRGVVWLAYLMADSVAIYALGIITNKLTNLNSQSVDADTQLNAFWAPFLLLHLGGPDTITAYALEDNELWLRHLLALVTQAGVTFYIFLMAWTGQKISILAIVVILAGLVKYGERVYVLWTASSEQFRDSIPDPPPNYSKILEQHKLMKAEGYDVIPHEVIEVRNVIMENTVDGADLLSPEENLDLEQLYKRKQGELLVARGLVKIFQRLFADLLLRFEDRDTSKLVLKDNNFLVVFKIIEIELGIMYDLLYTKAKAIHTSWGLARRTTGLVSICFVLVLFIPIKDQNYSVADLYLTFILLAVAIFLEIYALVVLLFSDKTACWLIKEKKFAVLDFINWLQPLTKRHQWSDHMAQYSLLSFAIKEKHLFCHRLLEFLHIDEKVEKLLYRHHKEVTKDLKKFIMSHFKEMQSLWTTRGSRVLEKFNRMESLKWSIELEFDQSILIWHIATELCCHPKDKDSLKNPVYNEDHIIENIKSGSKISKRLSRYMLYILVMYPAMLPTGIGRIKFQETYVEAMKFFNEFHEPNKANVQGYMKYVMKCAGFCTSAWQHIKKKKKRKFDITSACNQLRDQVKTKLNLTVAKGDRSKYVLFHGCRLASQLDKIESQEEKWEIISEVWVEMLIYAATKCKGSYHAQQLRRGGELLTHVWLMMAHFGLTDHFQIPHTPAIAELIMQ